The Rhodococcus sp. ABRD24 genome contains the following window.
TGCGTCCCGGCGGATCGACTCCGGGTCACCGCGAAGCTGCCAGCTCTGCGGTCAGCGCCGCCCACCGGTCCAGAAGCGCCGCTGCCGCGCCGGAATCGATGGCGTGGGCCGCCTTCGCCATCCCGGCAGCCAGCGACGACTCGAGGCTGTCGCCGATACCGTCGAAGGCTGCGATGGCACCCGCGGCGTTGAGTAGCACAGCATCCCGCACCGGACCGGGTTCCCCGGCGAAGATGCCCCGAGCAACCCTCGCATTGTCCTCCGCGTCCCCGCCGCGAAGCGCATCGAGCGGTACCCGGGCGATCCCGAGTGCGGTCGGGTCGAACTTCCGCACGGTCACGCTGCCGCCGTCGACCACGTAGACCACCGATGTGGTCGACGTCGTGATCTCGTCGAGCCCGTCGTCGCCCCGGACCACCAGGGCCGAGTTGCCGCGCTCCGCCAGCACACCCGCGACCACGGGGATCAGGTCCTCGAACGCGCACCCGATCAACCCGGCCCGAGGGCGCGCCGGGTTGGTCAGCGGTCCGAGCACATTGAACACCGTGGGAATGCCGATTTCCTTCCGCGGGGCCCCAGCGAAGCGCAGTGCCGGATGGAACACCGGTGCGAAGCAGAAACCGATCCCGACCTCCTCGACACAGCGAGCAACTTCCTGCGCGCCGAGGTTGATGTGGACACCGAGCGCCTCGAGCACATCAGCGCCGCCGCTCTTCGAGGACGCCGCCCGGTTGCCGTGCTTGACCACGCGCACGCCGGCCGCGGCAACGACGACCGACGCCATCGTCGAGATGTTCACGGTGTGGGAGCGGTCACCACCTGTGCCGACCACGTCGACGACGTCCTGGGACACGGGCACGGTCTTCGCGTGGCCGAGCATCGCGTCCGCGAGTCCCCGAAGCTCCGGGGCCGTCACGCCCTTCATCTTGAGGGCTACCCCGAACGCCGCGATCTGCGCGGACGTCGCATTGTCGGACATGATCTCGTCCATCGCCCAGCCTGTGTCCGCGGCGGTGAGGTCGCGTCCGTCGGTCAGCACTCCGAGCACGGCGGGCCAGCTCCGGTCAGTTGCGCCTGCCACTTGTTCCGTGCCCTGCGCCACTGCCTGCCGCACCATCGCGACCCCTTCTCTCGTTGCCCACCGACCGCACGGCGGAGCCTGTCGCCCCGCAGCTTAGTGCTCAGCCCTCATCCCCCGACGACGACGGCGCCTGCAATCCCTCCCAACCGACCGCGGTGCCGCCGAGTCGCTGCGCCAGACTCGCCATCCGGGACCGTTCCTGCGAACAATGCAGGGCGTCGAGGACCTGCACCCGCTGCAACAGGAGGGTGACGCTGCCATCCGTGCCAGGGGTCGGTTCGCCGGCCGGACTGTAGCCGTCCTGCGCCGCAATCCCAGCAGCCGCATCGACAGCATCGGCGGGCAAAGTCAGGTGATGTCGGAGAACTGCCTCGCTCGCAGGGATCCACGCGGGCTCCCCCGCGGCGCCCCGTTCGAGCACCGTCGAGCACGACTCGGCGTCGTCGAATCCGGACGCCACCACGACGAGGTCGGTGCGGGCCGAATCCAGGGGCGCGGGACCGTCGCGAGACAGAAGTTCACGTAGCCAACGTGCGACACCGCGCGTGAGTTCCATGTGCCTACCTTGTCACGTTTGCCGGGCCCCACCGCCGCAGGAATAGAACACCCTCTGACGTGCGCCGACGCGCCGAGAGCGGACCCGGGTGGCCTTCTGTTACGACGAAGCGTCATACTTCTCAGCGTGACGAGCGCAGTAGGGACTTCAGGATCGGCAATCACCCAACGCGTGCACTCGCTGAACCGACCAAACATGGTCAGCGTTGGCACCATCGTGTGGTTGTCAAGTGAGCTCATGTTTTTCGCAGGGCTCTTCGCTATGTACTTCGTTGCGCGGGCGCAAGCCGGCGACAACTGGCCGCCGGAGCCCGTGCATCTGAATCTGGCACTCGCCGTGCCGATCACCGCGGTGCTGATCGCATCCTCCTTCACCTGCCAGATGGGTGTCTTCGCGGCGGAGAAGGGTGACGTCTTCGGCCTCCGGCGCTGGTACCTGGTGACCCTCGCCATGGGCACGTTCTTCGTGCTCGGCCAGGGCTACGAGTACACGGTGCTCGTCAGCGACGGCGTCACCATCTCGAGCAGCGTGTACGGCTCCGTCTTCTTCATGACGACCGGCTTCCACGGCCTGCACGTCATCGGCGGCCTCATCGCGTTCGTCTACTTGATCATCCGCACCAAGGTCAGCAAGTTCACGCCTGCCCAGGCCACTGCTGCGATCGTCGTCTCGTACTACTGGCACTTCGTCGACATTGTGTGGATCGGCCTGTTCGCCACGATTTATTTCATCCGTTAGCCAGCTGAACGACCAGGCAGCCCCCTGACGCTTCAGTCGTCCCGACATACCAAAGGGATACAGATGAGTTCATCCCCCCCTCCCGCAATCGAGGGTGACATGCCCGACCGCACCACAGCCGCCAAGTCGCGCCGCCAGCGTAAGTTCCGCCGGCGCGTCACCGGCGCGTTGATCCTGATGATGGGTCTCGTGAGCGCCGGATTCCTCGCTTCCGCGTTGACACCCGCACCTCAGGTGGCGACGGCGAACGACGATTCCGCCGCACTGATCCGCGAAGGCAAGCAGCTCTACGACACCTCCTGCATCACATGCCACGGCGTGAACCTGCAGGGCGTCCAGGATCGCGGCCCCAGCCTGATCGGTGTCGGCGAGGCCGCCGTCTACTTCCAGGTCTCCTCCGGCCGTATGCCGGCGGCGCGCAACGAGGCCCAGGCCAGTCGCAAGCCCGCCAAGTTCGATGCGCGTCAGACCGACGCCATCGGCGCATACATCCAGTCGCAGGGTGGCGGCCCGACCCTCGTGCGTGACGCGAACGGTGAGATCGCACAGTCTTCGTTGCGCGGCGGCGACGTTGCCCGCGGTAGCGAGCTGTTCCGCCTCAACTGCGCCTCGTGCCACAACTTCACCGGACGCGGCGGAGCGCTGTCCTCCGGAAAGTACGCCCCCGTTCTGGATCCGGCCAGCGAGCAGCAGATCTACGCCGCCATGGTCACGGGCCCCCAGAACATGCCCAAGTTCTCCGACCGTCAGCTCACGCTCGACGAGAAGAAGGACATCATCGCCTACGTCAAGCAGTCGAGTGAGGTTGCTGCCCCCGGTGGCTACGGCCTGGGTGGTCTCGGCCCGGCATCCGAAGGACTCACCATGTGGGTCGTCGGAATCATCGCTGTCGTCGGTGCAGCACTGTGGATCGGAGCAAGGTCATGAGCGACGCCGGCAGCGGCGATACGCCGAAGAAGTACACGGACGACGAACTCGACCGGATGAGCCGGGACGAACTCGTCAAGCTCGGTACGAATCTCGACGGCGTCGATGTCGCGTTCCGCAGGGACCGCTGGGCGGTCTCCGGTACCAAGGCCGAGAAGCGCGCCGAGCGTTCGGTTGCCTTCTGGTTCATCCTCGCAGGTATCTCCGCGGTTGCCTTCATCGGAATCTTCCTGTTCTGGCCATGGGAATACGCGGGTCCGGGTGAGGACACCTACTGGGCATACAACCTCTACACCCCGCTGATCGGCCTCACGATGGGTCTGGCGATCCTGGGGCTGGGCGTCGGCGCGGTGAAGTTCACCAAGAAGTTCGTCCCGGAAGAGGTTTCGATCCAGGACCGCCACGACGGCGGCTCCGCCGAGGTCGACAAGCGCACCCTCGTCGCGCAGCTGGGCGACACGCTGGACACGTCGACCATCGGTCGCCGCAAGATGATCAAGCGCAGCCTGATCTTCGGTGGCGGCGCGATCGGCATCATGTCCGTCATGCCACTCGGCGGCATGATCAAGAACCCGTGGGCCAAGGGCGACAACTCCCCGCTCTGGGTGTCCGGCTGGACCCCCCGCTACCAGGGCGAGACCATCTATCTGCGTCGCGACACCGGCCGTCCGCACGACATCGTGTTGGTGCGTCCGGAGGACCTCGACGCCGGCTCCATGGAGACGGTGTTCCCGTTCCGCGAGTCCGAGCGTGGCAACGACGAGGAGCTGTTCAAGGCCCTGCGCGGTATCCGCAACTCGGTGATGCTCATTCGTCTGCGCACCGCGGACACCGAGAAGGTTGTCAAGCGTAAGGGTCAGGAGAGCTTCAACTACGGCGACTACTTCGCGTACTCGAAGATCTGCACCCACCTCGGCTGCCCCACCTCGTTGTACGAGCAGCAGACCAATCGAATCCTGTGCCCCTGCCACCAGTCGCAGTTCGATGCGCTGCAGTACGGCAAGCCGATTTTCGGTCCCGCTGCGCGCGCGCTTCCGCAGCTGCCTATTACAGTGAACGAAGAGGGCTACCTCGTCGCCAACGGTGACTTCATAGAAGCCCTCGGCCCGGCATTTTGGGAGCGTCGACCGTGACCACTACTACTCAGTCCAGAGTTGCCGCACAAGCGGAGGGCGTGGACTCCCGCTATCACATCGCGGCGGGGATGAAGCGACAGATCAACAAGGTCTTCCCGACCCACTGGTCCTTCATGCTCGGCGAGATCGCGCTCTACAGCTTCCTGATCCTGCTGATCTCGGGTGTCTACCTGACGCTCTTCTTCGATCCTTCGCTGGCAGAGGTCACCTACAACGGCGCCTACGAGCCGCTCCGCGGCGTCGAGATGTCCCGCGCCTACGCGACCACCCTCGACATCTCGTTCGAGGTTCGCGGCGGCCTGTTCGTCCGTCAGATCCACCACTGGGCCGCACTGATGTTCGCTGCGTCGATCATCGTGCACCTGATGCGCATCTTCTTCACCGGCGCGTTCCGCCGCCCGCGTGAGGCGAACTGGGTCATCGGCTCGCTGCTGTTGATCCTGGCGATGTTCGAGGGCTTCTTCGGCTACTCGCTGCCCGACGATCTGCTGTCGGGTACCGGCCTGCGTGCCGCCCTGTCCGGCATCACCCTCAGTGTTCCGATCGCCGGAACCTGGCTGCACTGGCTGATCTTCGGTGGCGATTTCCCGGGCACCCTGATCATCCCGCGCCTGTACGTCGCCCACGTGCTGCTGCTGCCCGGCATCATCCTGGCCCTCATCGCGGCTCACCTCGCGCTGGTGTGGTACCAGAAGCACACGCAGTTCCCCGGCCCCGGCCGCACCGAGCAGAACGTCGTCGGCGTTCGTATCCTCCCAGTGTTCGCTCTCAAGGGTGGCGCGTTCTTCGCCTTCACCTTCGGTGTGCTCGCCCTGATGGGTGGTCTGCTACAGATCAACCCGATCTGGAACATCGGTCCGTACAACCCGTCCCAGGTATCGGCGGGCTCGCAGCCCGACTTCTACATGATGTGGACCGACGGCCTGGCCCGTCTGTGGCCCGCGTGGGAGATCTACCTGTTCAACCGGTACACGATTCCCGCGGTGTTCGCTGTCGCGGTCATCATGGGCCTGGTGTTCGCACTGCTGATCGCCTACCCGTGGATCGAGAAGCGTTTCACCAAGGACGACGCACACCACAACCTGCTGCAGCGTCCGCGTGACGTCCCGGTCCGCACCGGTATCGGCGCGATGGCGATCTCGTTCTACATTGTCCTGACGCTGTCCTGCATCAACGACATCATCGCGTACCACCTGGACATTTCACTGAACGCGATGACCTGGATCGGGCGCATCGGCATGGTGATCCTGCCTCCGGTCGCCTACTACGTCACCTATCGGTTCTGCCTGGGTCTGCAGCGCAGCGACCGCGCGGTGCTCGAGCACGGCATCGAGACGGGCATCATCAAGCGCCTGCCGCACGGTGAGTACGTCGAGATCCACCAGCCGCTCGGACCGGTCGACGACCACGGTCACCCGATCCCGCTCGAGTACCAGGGTGCTGCGATCCCGAAGAAGATGAACAAGCTCGGTTCGGCCGGTAAGCCCGGCTCGGGCAGCTGGGTCTCCGCGGACCCGGTCGAGCAGAGCAAGGCTCTCGAGGCCGCCGAGCATTCCGGCGAGCACGAGCAGCTGAAGATGCTCACGGAGTACCAGGACCGTATTCGTGGAAACGGCTCCGGCGACGGCGAAGTTCACTAGCTCGCCGAGACCAATCAGAAGGGCCCCGAACCGACTCCGGTTCGGGGCCTTTCTGATTTCGGTCGCGATGCCCGATCAGCAGCCCAATTGATCCGCGAGGTCCAGGAAGTCGGCGGCGTTGATGTCGAAGCTGTCGTCGAACGTCGTGTCCACCACTCCCCCGGGCCCGAACTCGAGCGGTCGTGCGACAAAAGCTGTACGGAAGCCGAGCGCTGCTGCCGCCCGCAGATCGTACTTATGACACGCGACCATCGTGATCCGCTCGTGCGGGAGCCCGAGATAGCGTGCCGCCATCCGGTAGCTCGCCGGATCGGGCTTGAACACACCCGCCATCTCGGCGGTGAACACCGCATCCCAAGGTAGCCCGCCGTGTTTCGACATCGTCACCACAGCGCTGACATCGGCGTTGGACAGCGTCGCGATCGTGAACCGCCTCTTGAGCCGAGTCAGCCCAGTCACGGTGTCCGGCCATGGCTCGAGGATTGCACAGTCACCCACTCCCCGCCCCTGCCGACGGCGGCCCCATCCAACGCGGCGAAGTATCCGGCCCGCCACCGTTCGACCATCGGCTCCCAGAGATGCCCAGGATTGCGGCCGGCGTCGATCCGCCGCAGTGCCGCTGACACCGTCGCGAAGAAGTCCACCGCCGTGCCCTGCACATCGAACACCAGGGCTGCCTGGACATCAGTCATCGTCGATCCACCCTGCCTGCCGGTGGACGGCCGGACGAGCCGCCGATCCGGCTGCGCAGGGTCGCCAGGCCGGGACCCTCGAGCTCGTCCGCGACACCGTGACGGCCGGCGATGGACATGAGCAGCGCTTCGCCTGGTCCACAGACGTCAGGTCCGCTTCCCGCGGTCCAGTTCAGATCCGTAGCAACCAACCGAAGGCCGAGGATCCGGCGGCGCGCTCCGATGGGGGGCGCTATCCGCACGAAGTCCAGAGCCGGCACCAGCCGCTCGGCGGGAATCTCGCGAGCAACGCCGAGCGGACGCCGAATATCCTGCTGATGGATCATTCCGTCGACGAGAGCGATCCGGCTCCCGAACGCGGTCGTGAGTCCTCGTGGTTGCATGCTGCGTTCGAGCAAGTCGAGCAGTTGGTGCGGGCTGTACCCGGCAAAGTCGTCCAGCCCGATCGCATTGGCACGGTCGAACCGTAACCAGCCCCGAGCGAACCGGCGGGCAACCCCGCCCGGGCCCAGCTCTTCGTAACTGAGCATGTGAGCAACGACGTCGCGGACGGTCCAGCCCGCGCACAGCGACGGCACCTGCCATTGCTGTGGGGTCAGTGAATGCAGGAAAGCCGCGAGCTGGGCCCGCTCGGCGTGGGCAAGCGCCGCCACGTCACGCATCGCAGCTCCCGACCCTGTGACCGTCCTCGAGTAGCTCGCCGGACCTTGCGCGGCCACCGCACCCATGGGACTGCGGCCGCGGCTCGTTCACCGACGTACCCCGGATCTGCCAGTTCTGGTAACCATAGGCCGCAGTATTCCCCACCCTGAGCGAGCCGTGGGTTGCTTGCGCCCGAGCGCTCGTAGTCGGACCCGCGTCATAGAGTGACGAAATGGGCTGGCCGACTCTGGACTCGATGGATCGCAACCTGGCGTCGCACGCCGGTCATCTCCATCACGCGGTTGCCGGAGCGCGTGTATGGGACGACGGCGATCTCGTCGTCACCGACAGCGGGCTCCGCGACGACACCTTCAACATCGTCTGTCGTGCCCGGATCGCAGAGGACGACGCCGGTGCCCGCGTCGCCGATCAACTCCGCGCGACGGGCCGCCCGTTCTCGTGGTGGGTAGGCCCGACGTCGTCGCCCACCGATCTCGGCGGTCTACTGAGTGCGCATGGACTGATCGAGTCGGAATCCGAGCTGGCCATGGTTGCGGCTCTCGCCGACGTGCCGACTTCCCCAGTGCACCAAGCACTTTCGGTGGCTACCGTCGTAACCCAGCAACAGCTTCGCGACTACGCCTGGTTGCTGGCGGCCAACTGGGATCCGCCGTCCGGGACTGTCCTCGAGTTCCTCGACCGGGCCGCGTCGGCGATCCTGGACAGCGCATGCGCCAGCCGATACTTGGACACACGGCTCACTTCCGGACCGTCGGCACCTACACCGAGTACGCGCTGTAGTCAGCCACACCGCCCACAGACGACGAAGGCGCCGAACCCACTGGGTTCGGCGCCTTCGTGCGGCTGTTGTCGAGAGCTAGTGCTTCTCGGGTCCGACGTGGTACTCGAAGACCAGTCCGGCGGCGGCCGCGAGAACCAGCACCACTGCGACGACAATCATCCAGGCCTGGAAAAAGGCCAGCGACAGAGCGGCGACACCGGCGGCACCGGCCAGCAGAATGGGCCAGTAACTGCCGGGGCTGAAGAAGCCCAGGTCGCCCGAACCGTCGGAGATCTCCGCCTCCTCGTAGTCCTCCGGGCGGGTATCGAGACGACGAGCCACGAACCGGAAGTACGTGCCGACGATGAGGCTCAGGCCCGCCGAGAGAACGATGGCAGTAAGGCCGGCCCACTCGATTCCGGTGCGCGACATCGCGGTGAAGACACCGTAGACGATCGCGACGAGAATGAAGAACACCGTCAGGATCTCGAAGAGCTTCGCTTCGATCTTCATATCAGTTCTTGTCCTTGGTCAGAGATTCTCGGGATTCGCGGGCGGTGTCAGTTGCCGCTGGTCGATGCCTCGCGCACGGTGCGGTCGGTCTTGAACGGCGCGGTGGAGGTCGCGTTCGACGGTTCGCCGATCGACGCCAGCGCCTCCGCTGTCGTCAGCCCCTTGCCACCGTCCTCGACTGCCTTACGGGCTTCGATGTACTCCTCGAACTTCTCCGGGGAGACAGCACGAACCTCGAAGTTCATCATCGCGTGGAAGGTGCCACACATTTCGGCACAGCGGCCCACGAATGCGCCTTCCTTCTCGATCTCACTGATCTGGAAGACGTTGTCGGAATTGTTCTCCTTGGGGTTCGGGTTCACGTCACGCTTGAACAGGAACTCCGGCACCCAGAAGGAGTGGATGACGTCCGACGACGCGAGCACGAACTCGACGCGCTTACCGGTCGGCAGCACGAGGATCGGAACCTCGTTGCTCGAGCCGATCGTCTCGATCTTGTCGTAGTGCAGGTAGGACAGATCCTGCACGTTCTTACCGTGGATAGGACCGATCTTCTCCTCGCCGCGCTCGTCGGTGCCCTCAGGCTTCGACGCAGCGAGCGCGGCCGCCATCGCTTCCTCGTCGGTGCCGTCGTACTTGGCGGTGCCGTTGCCGAGATCGATCGTGCGGTAGCCGAACTTCCAGTTCCACTGGTATGCCGTGACATCCACCACGACGTTCGGATTGTCCTTCTTCTCCGTGACGTAGTTCTGCACCACGACAGTGAAGTAGAAGAGGACGGCGATGATCACGAACGGAACTGCCGTGTAGAACAGCTCCAACGGCACGTTGTACGCCGTCTGGCGGGGGAACTCGGGCGAGTTCTTCTTCTTACGGTGGAAGATGACCACCCAGAAGGTGAGGCCCCACACGATGACGCCCATGACGAGGGCGGCGACAACCGACCACGTCCACAGTTCGCGCATACGTTCTGCCTGCGGGGTAACTCCCGAGGGCCACCCGAAGCGAAGCACCGAGTTGTCGATTGAACATCCCGACAACAGCATGGCAGCTATGCCCAAAGATGCTGCCAGCCCGGCTCGCCGAAGGATCCGACCTTGCGCCACGTTCACGCCTTCCTGATCGCCGCAATTCCACTAGGGCACACCCGAAGGGCAGGCCCAATTACTACGCAGCGTAGACCAAAGGCGTCGATCCTCCACCGTCGGGGCTGCGCCCGTGTTGCAGTCGGGACCAATGGCCTTCCACAGTACGCGCGCGACCTGGGATTCAGCTGAGATCGTCATGCCCCGTGACGGTCGGCGGACAGAAACTGCGGCATACTTCCGGAGGGGATCGGACCTCTCGGGAGTGCCGACTCGCGACCGACCAACGACTCTGAATCGAGGTGCTGGACGCCGTGTGCGGACTGCTCGGACTTCTGACCACCGACGGCACCAGCGACGACGCCGTCGCCCGGGTCGACTCGGCCATGCGCTGTCTGCGGCACCGTGGACCTGACGAGCACGGCACCTGGCATGACGACGACCTGATCTTCGGGTTCAACCGCTTGTCGATCATCGACATCGAGCACTCCCACCAGCCGTTGCGCTGGGGTCCGCCCGAGAATCCAGAGCGGTACGCCCTCACCTTCAACGGCGAGATCTACAACTATCTCGAGATCCGCGCCGAGCTCGCCAAGGATCACGACGCCCAGTTCCGCACCGAGGGCGACAGCGAAGCGATAGTCGCCGCGTTCCACTACTGGGGCGCCGACGCGGTCCGCCGACTGCGGGGCATGTTCGCGTTCGCGGTGTGGGACACCGAGGCGCGCGAGCTGTTCGTCGCCCGCGACCCGTTCGGCATCAAGCCGCTCTTCATCGCCACTGGTACGAACGGCACCGCGTTCGGCAGCGAGAAGAAGAGCCTGCTCGAGCTGGCCGACGTGGTCGGCATCGACACCGAACTCGACCCGAGAGCCGTCGAGCACTACACCGTCCTGCAGTACGTGCCCGAGCCCGAGACGCTGCACGTTCGGATCCGCAGGCTCGAATCCGGCTGCTACGCACGCCTGTCGCCGGGAAAGACGCCCGAGGTCACGCGGTACTTCACCCCGAAGTTCCCGGCGCTGCCGTTCACACCGGGCAGCGAGGCTGCCCGCTACCGGGAGATCGCGGAGGCCCTCGAGGATTCGGTGGCCAAGCACATGCGCGCCGATGTCACCGTCGGTTCGTTCCTGTCCGGCGGCATCGACTCCACCGCCATCGCGGCGCTTGCGATGCGGCACAACCCGAACCTGATCACGTTCACGACAGGCTTCGAGCGGGAGGGCTACTCGGAGATCGACGTGGCCGCCGAGTCGGCCGCCGCAATCGGCGCCCGCCACGTGACCAAGGTCGTCTCCCCCGCCGAGTTCGCCGACGCGATCCCCGAGATCATCTGGTACCTCGACGACCCGGTGGCCGACCCGGCGCTGGTGCCGCTGTGGTTCATCGCGAAGGAGGCCCGCAAGCACGTCAAGGTCGTCCTGTCCGGCGAAGGCGCGGACGAGCTGTTCGGCGGCTACACCATCTATCGGGAGCCGCTGTCGCTCAAGCCGTTCGACTACCTTCCTGCGGCGCTACGGCGCGCGGCGGGCAAGCTGTCCGAGCGCATCCCGGACGGCACGAGGGGCAAGAGCCTGCTCAACCGTGGCTCGATGACGCTCGAGGAGCGGTACTACGGCAATGCGCGCAGCTTCAGCGACGCACAGTTGCGGTCGGTCCTGCGCGACTTCCGCCCCGAGTGGACGCACCAGGACGTCACTGCGCCGATCTACGCACAGTCCCGCGACTGGGATCCGGTGGCGCGCATGCAGCACCTCGACCTGTTCACGTGGTTGCGCGGCGACATCCTGGTCAAGGCCGACAAGATGACGATGGCGAACTCGCTCGAGCTGCGGGTGCCGTTCCTCGACCCTGAGGTGTTCGACGTCGCGTCGCGCGTCCCGCTGGACCAGAAGATCACGAAGACGACGACGAAGTACGCATTGCGTCAGGCTCTCGAGGGCATCGTGCCGCCGCACGTGCTGCACCGCGCGAAGCTCGGCTTCCCGGTCCCGCTGCGGCACTGGCTGGCCGGCACCGAACTGTTCGATTGGGCACACCAACAGATCGCCGAATCGGGCACCGACCACATCTTCGACAAGGCCGCGGTCACTCGGATGCTGAACGAGCACCGCGCGGGCACGTCCGACCACAGCCGCCGACTGTGGACGGTGCTGTGCTTCATGGTGTGGCACGGCATCTTCGTCGAGAAGCGCATCGTGCCGCAGATCCAGGAGCCGGTGTACCCGGTCAGCCTGTAGGCGCTTCGCGCCTGTGCGCCTTTCCGGTAGCTGGAGCAACCGGAAAGGCGCACAGGCGGCGCAGCCGCCATCTTCTTCTTACGGCAGCAGCGCCGCGATCTCGTCCGCAGCTGCCTTGCCGTACGCCTCGGTAAGGCGCTTGATGGCGTCGTCGCGCTGGAACGTCCATTCCTGGGTGCCGACCGTCTCGAGGACATACACGGCGACCAGCGAGCCGAGCTGCGCGGAGCGCTCGAGGCTCAGGCCGGCGTTGTGGGCGAGCAGGAAGCCCGCACGGAACGCGTCGCCGACACCGGTGGGATCGACCTTGCCCCGCTCGGGCACGACGCCGACGCGGACCCAGTTGCCCTCGGCGTCGACGATCTCGACGCCCTTCGCGCCGAGCGTGGTGACGCGCAGCCCGACCTGGGCGCGGATCTCCTCCTCGGACAGTCCGGTCTTCTGCTGCAGCAGGCCCCACTCGTACTCGTTGGTGAAGAGGTACTTGGCGCCTGCGATGAGCTTCTTCGCCTCGTCGCCGGACAGGCGGGCGAGCTGCTGCGACGGGTCGGCCGCGAACGGTATGCCGAGCAGGCGGCACTCGTCGGTGTGGCGGACCATGGCCTCGGGATCGTTGGCCCCGACCAGTACCAGGTCCAGTTCGCCGGCGGACTTCGCGACCGCGGCCAGCTCGATTCCGCGCGCCTCGCTCATCGCGCCGGGGTAGAAGGACGCGATCTGCGCCATGTCCTCGTCGGTGGTACAGACGAATCGAGCCGTGTACGCGGTGTCGGACACGCGCACCGCGCTGCAGTCGACGCCGTTGGACTCGAGCCACTCGCGGTACTCAGCGAAGTCTGCACCCGCCGCACCGACCAGCAGGGGCGAGCCACCGAGCACGCCCATCGCATAGGCGATGTTGCCGCCGACGCCACCGCGCCGGATCACCAGATCGTCGACGAGGAAGCTCAGCGAGA
Protein-coding sequences here:
- the trpD gene encoding anthranilate phosphoribosyltransferase, whose translation is MVRQAVAQGTEQVAGATDRSWPAVLGVLTDGRDLTAADTGWAMDEIMSDNATSAQIAAFGVALKMKGVTAPELRGLADAMLGHAKTVPVSQDVVDVVGTGGDRSHTVNISTMASVVVAAAGVRVVKHGNRAASSKSGGADVLEALGVHINLGAQEVARCVEEVGIGFCFAPVFHPALRFAGAPRKEIGIPTVFNVLGPLTNPARPRAGLIGCAFEDLIPVVAGVLAERGNSALVVRGDDGLDEITTSTTSVVYVVDGGSVTVRKFDPTALGIARVPLDALRGGDAEDNARVARGIFAGEPGPVRDAVLLNAAGAIAAFDGIGDSLESSLAAGMAKAAHAIDSGAAAALLDRWAALTAELAASR
- a CDS encoding heme-copper oxidase subunit III encodes the protein MTSAVGTSGSAITQRVHSLNRPNMVSVGTIVWLSSELMFFAGLFAMYFVARAQAGDNWPPEPVHLNLALAVPITAVLIASSFTCQMGVFAAEKGDVFGLRRWYLVTLAMGTFFVLGQGYEYTVLVSDGVTISSSVYGSVFFMTTGFHGLHVIGGLIAFVYLIIRTKVSKFTPAQATAAIVVSYYWHFVDIVWIGLFATIYFIR
- a CDS encoding c-type cytochrome, producing the protein MSSSPPPAIEGDMPDRTTAAKSRRQRKFRRRVTGALILMMGLVSAGFLASALTPAPQVATANDDSAALIREGKQLYDTSCITCHGVNLQGVQDRGPSLIGVGEAAVYFQVSSGRMPAARNEAQASRKPAKFDARQTDAIGAYIQSQGGGPTLVRDANGEIAQSSLRGGDVARGSELFRLNCASCHNFTGRGGALSSGKYAPVLDPASEQQIYAAMVTGPQNMPKFSDRQLTLDEKKDIIAYVKQSSEVAAPGGYGLGGLGPASEGLTMWVVGIIAVVGAALWIGARS
- a CDS encoding ubiquinol-cytochrome c reductase iron-sulfur subunit, which codes for MSDAGSGDTPKKYTDDELDRMSRDELVKLGTNLDGVDVAFRRDRWAVSGTKAEKRAERSVAFWFILAGISAVAFIGIFLFWPWEYAGPGEDTYWAYNLYTPLIGLTMGLAILGLGVGAVKFTKKFVPEEVSIQDRHDGGSAEVDKRTLVAQLGDTLDTSTIGRRKMIKRSLIFGGGAIGIMSVMPLGGMIKNPWAKGDNSPLWVSGWTPRYQGETIYLRRDTGRPHDIVLVRPEDLDAGSMETVFPFRESERGNDEELFKALRGIRNSVMLIRLRTADTEKVVKRKGQESFNYGDYFAYSKICTHLGCPTSLYEQQTNRILCPCHQSQFDALQYGKPIFGPAARALPQLPITVNEEGYLVANGDFIEALGPAFWERRP
- a CDS encoding cytochrome bc complex cytochrome b subunit; amino-acid sequence: MTTTTQSRVAAQAEGVDSRYHIAAGMKRQINKVFPTHWSFMLGEIALYSFLILLISGVYLTLFFDPSLAEVTYNGAYEPLRGVEMSRAYATTLDISFEVRGGLFVRQIHHWAALMFAASIIVHLMRIFFTGAFRRPREANWVIGSLLLILAMFEGFFGYSLPDDLLSGTGLRAALSGITLSVPIAGTWLHWLIFGGDFPGTLIIPRLYVAHVLLLPGIILALIAAHLALVWYQKHTQFPGPGRTEQNVVGVRILPVFALKGGAFFAFTFGVLALMGGLLQINPIWNIGPYNPSQVSAGSQPDFYMMWTDGLARLWPAWEIYLFNRYTIPAVFAVAVIMGLVFALLIAYPWIEKRFTKDDAHHNLLQRPRDVPVRTGIGAMAISFYIVLTLSCINDIIAYHLDISLNAMTWIGRIGMVILPPVAYYVTYRFCLGLQRSDRAVLEHGIETGIIKRLPHGEYVEIHQPLGPVDDHGHPIPLEYQGAAIPKKMNKLGSAGKPGSGSWVSADPVEQSKALEAAEHSGEHEQLKMLTEYQDRIRGNGSGDGEVH
- a CDS encoding maleylpyruvate isomerase family mycothiol-dependent enzyme, giving the protein MRDVAALAHAERAQLAAFLHSLTPQQWQVPSLCAGWTVRDVVAHMLSYEELGPGGVARRFARGWLRFDRANAIGLDDFAGYSPHQLLDLLERSMQPRGLTTAFGSRIALVDGMIHQQDIRRPLGVAREIPAERLVPALDFVRIAPPIGARRRILGLRLVATDLNWTAGSGPDVCGPGEALLMSIAGRHGVADELEGPGLATLRSRIGGSSGRPPAGRVDRR
- a CDS encoding cytochrome c oxidase subunit 4 — protein: MKIEAKLFEILTVFFILVAIVYGVFTAMSRTGIEWAGLTAIVLSAGLSLIVGTYFRFVARRLDTRPEDYEEAEISDGSGDLGFFSPGSYWPILLAGAAGVAALSLAFFQAWMIVVAVVLVLAAAAGLVFEYHVGPEKH
- a CDS encoding cytochrome c oxidase subunit II, encoding MNVAQGRILRRAGLAASLGIAAMLLSGCSIDNSVLRFGWPSGVTPQAERMRELWTWSVVAALVMGVIVWGLTFWVVIFHRKKKNSPEFPRQTAYNVPLELFYTAVPFVIIAVLFYFTVVVQNYVTEKKDNPNVVVDVTAYQWNWKFGYRTIDLGNGTAKYDGTDEEAMAAALAASKPEGTDERGEEKIGPIHGKNVQDLSYLHYDKIETIGSSNEVPILVLPTGKRVEFVLASSDVIHSFWVPEFLFKRDVNPNPKENNSDNVFQISEIEKEGAFVGRCAEMCGTFHAMMNFEVRAVSPEKFEEYIEARKAVEDGGKGLTTAEALASIGEPSNATSTAPFKTDRTVREASTSGN